TTATGCAGGATGACCACACAAAAGGTTGCAAGTGTCCACCTGGATTCAGGGGTGATGGTGTCCACTCCTGTGAAGGTACATTGACGTCCAAAATTTGTTTGAACTGTTCTAATACAAATAATTCTAAATCTTCCTACAACATCTTCCTATAAAACCTCCAAACTTATTTGATAAAGAAGGTATTGAATATTTGAATGTTGTTTCTTATGTTTCCAAGAtatcaaatatatttacatttcacttaatgttttatttggtATTTGGAGAATCAATAGGTTAGTGTAAGAGGATATATGTAGAACATTACTCTTCTGGTACCTCCCTTTGAATGAAAAATACATCAGAGAAGTTTACTTATCTTAATGAACTTTTTCAGAATGCTTGAATGTGATCATATAGTTAGCTATTCTGCAAATCTGACAAGgttttttctcttaatatttTTCGTTTTGATTATGTTGTAGATGtggatgagtgcaaagagaaattGGTGTGCCAGTGCCCAGAGTGCCAATGCAAAAATACCTGGGGAAGTTATGAATGCACGTGTAGTGATGATTTGTTCTACACGCGAGAAAATGACATGTGTATTGGTgagggttttttttatttatttttttaagtttttctaattctttttgTATGCCACTTTTTAAGACTGCCTTACTTCATTAGCAGATTTTGTGCACtcattaaaatttgatagattattcttcacggaaaacatGACTGTGCCCTTGTCACTCGATAGTGCTCACTTTGGCATTTCATCTCTATTTATCCTATATGTAGGCTCCTAAAGGTTTCTAAACTTTATTCTGTCCTTTCTAACTATCTATGCTGATACTATTTGCATAACTATTGagagtattaaaaataaataatttaaccaaattTCACACGTTACATTTACAAATATGCAGGTAAATATGCTGCTTCAGTGGCTGGTGGGGGCATTGTTTGGATGGTTATTCTGGTCTTGGGTATTGCTGGTACCAGTGGATATGCATTTTACAAGTACAGAATCCAGGTATAATTCTTGCTGATTTGGTTGTCCTTTAACAGTGTGGCTTCGAcaaaaaaattccttaaggCAGATAGCTAAAAAACTATTAtgttaatttgaataatttcaattttatagtcttcaaaatataaaaatcccTTTTTCCCAAAGTTGAAGTGAAGTAGCATGTTGTATTGGCGTAAGGCTCTTCGATTAGAGTCAAGAAGGATGAGAGTTTCCTTGATACACCTAGTTTAAGACAATATTGTTACACTGCAATACTCGATATGTGTCATGTATGCCAACTAACCAtggttaatataaaaaaattcaacttagCAGTTAAAATTAGAGACCAAAGTGTCACAAGCTGATGCAGCACTCCCTAAGTGGTATATAAGGTTTTTTTCCAAGAAGGGTGTACAATATATGAACAAGATGCAGCCCACATAGGGTCTGGTGGCATCAAGTTTAAGTGTCTGAACAAGCACTACAAAGAAGTTTAGGTGAAGCACATATGAAATAGTGTCTCAAGATAACTGTCTGAAGttttatataagaattaatGAAGTCATACAATACCTTCACTTCATTAATACTTTCTCATGCCATTTAGTGAGCATACTACAAAATActaatagaattttaaaaacaattaataatattttaaaagtaacaaacaacttaaaataaattcagaCTTCTAAGTAGCAAATATTTTAAACAGATCAAGTACATGTGTTATGTTCTTCTGATTTGCAATTTGGTTAAatgacaatcattttttttgtctttttttatccTGATATTATAGTTATTATACAAAGGTATAATTTGGGCATTGACATCCTAAACTCTTTTAATTACatgagaaaataattttctgCAGAGATATATGGACTCTGAGATAAGGGCAATTATGGCCCAATACATGCCCTTGGATAATCAACCGGAGATTTCTAGTCAAGCTCATGAAGATGTCTAGAAGGTCAGGGAATGCCATTTCTATTCAAAGATGAATTAGATAAATGGGACATCCTCTACAGTTGTTTAGTTATTGACATGGAGACAAGCTGTTTAACCCGAGGCTTAGTTAGTACCATCCTTAGCCTGAGTGTCTTTCTCTgtccatttctttttcttattttgttctcCTTTTCTTCCCTCAAAATGAATGGTTTGTTTTTTATGAGGAAGTATCATTCAGAGTGGGAGCATGTCCTTTTACTAATTTAGGCCACTTAAAGTTAGCACCATATTTCTATTCAACTGAGGATGTTAGATATGGCATGGAAAGAGACTTTGGTAGAGACTATCAATTTTGCaagcttttattatttattttttataccaatTTGTAAATGTTATGAATAATATCCTTAGTTTGTCACTGTCGATGGACCTACTAAATAATTCTAAAGCTCTCAGGCGTCGGGACCAAACTTAAACTTTGAACAAAGTTCTTGCCTGTTAATGGAATCTATCATGTTAGTTTCAAGAGAGAACTTAGGTAAATCTAACTATCGATAGAGATAAATGCTTTGTATCAGTATCATAATAAATaggttgcaattgatgcaaatattGTAATACAAGGGGGGTACTACTACAGAATAATTCCTGCAACTGTAACAACATAGGTTGCCAAACACTAGAATCTGATACAACAGCAGCATTAAACTGCACAACAACTGAAGATTTTCCACAAGGCACAAACAAACAATTTATGATAGACAAAACCAACCAAAAAATTAGAGGAGCTGGAACCATGGATGATAAACAAGGGAAGTGACGGACATGGGAGAGATGGCTATTCTTTGTTCAAACCATCACGTATAGGGTTCATGATTTTGGAGCCTCTCAGCAACTTGACTCATGCTAGGTCTCGCATCTTTCTCATCCTCTACACATTCCAAAGCCACCGTTGCCAATATCTCCATTTCATTCCTGTCATAGTTTTTTGATCCCAAAGCAGGGTCAACGATTTGATCCACCCATGATGATCCCATTTTTGATCTTGTTCTCCTTTTGTCCCTCACCCATGTCACCAACCTCTCATGATGATGTGATGCTGCTTCTAATTCTGTGATTTGGATACCTGCTGTTGGGCTCCTTCCAGTTATCATCTCCAAGACAACAATGCCATAGCTGTAGACATCCACCTTGGAAGTGATTGGCAAGTTGAAAACCCATTCCGGTGCCATGTAACCTCTTGTTCCTCTTATCCTTGAGAAACTTGAATTGTTGAGGTTGCTGTTCCGGTTAAGTAGCTTAGACAAGCCAAAATCCGCTACCTTGGGTTGGTAATCAGAGTCAAGAAGTATATTTTGGGGCTTAATATCACAATGCAAAATCCACTCCAGACATTCTTCATGCAAGTAGGCCAGACCCTTTGCCGTTCCAAGAGCAATGCTATATCTCTTACTCCAATCAAGAACATTTGAACTCGATGAGAGGTTTTGAGCTAAAGAACCATTCTCCATGTGCTCATAAACCAACAACCTATGCTTACCCTCTGCACAATACCCCAACATGCCAATTAAGTTCATGTGGTTAAGCCTTCCAATTATCCTTACTTCAGCTAGGAACTCACTTTCTCCTTGGTTTGCTACTTCATGCAGTCGCTTTATTGCCACAACTCGATTATCAGACAAGACACCCTTATACACAGTACCTCCACCACCCCTTCCAATCTCTTCACTGAAGCCTTTGGTGGCTTGTTTCAGCTCAGAGTAACTGAATTTCCGAAACCCTGCAGCTGTTGCAATAACATAGCCTTGTTTGTCAGCACCGGAGTGTAATTTCCGATTTTTGTTCCTAAACAAGAAACACCACACCAGAAAGATGCACACAACCTCAATTCCTCCCAAGGCACTCGCAAACCACAACATGAGCTTCACCgatccattttctttttcttccgcgTACTGTCTCTCCAGTAGTTTCGCTCCTCCACCTTCTCCCCCACAAACCAAGCCGCCATTGTCGTTATTTTGGACAGGGTTCTCATACTCTTCATGGGACAAAGGCAGTCGCAGGAAGAATGATCCCTTGAAATCCATTTGTCTATTCCCATTTAGTAACTGCGTCTTTGGGTAGCACTCAAAGAAAGCATTTTCCTCTGAAAATATGTGTAGAAACCCTTTGCATTGGCACAATCGCGAACACAGATTCTCACATTGTTTGTAGGTGTAATTTGCAAAGTAACCATAGTCGTATCCATAGAAACTAACAAGGGACATGCCCAGGAAGCGAGACTCATACTTGGTGTTGTTGTCGTTGCACAAATGTTGGAAATTTGGTGTGCAACCTTGAGACCAGTCTTGATTATCAACCAAGGTATGATCTGTTTAGataaatttctaaataaatattttaaaaaaagaaaataatatgattttataGTAAAAGATATCAAGAAAGTCTCAATGTGAATTGAAAAAGTTGtctaagttattataaatttttaatattatttgatttataggaataaaaaatatatcaagaaattaaaatgacacATAAATTGAAACTTATTGAACAAAGTTTCATTTTACATTAAAGGGACTTTGATAGgagagaaatttttaatttttcaaaaatcatagGTTGAAGGTTTAATAtgcattttaaaataacatttttaagaaataatattttcttgaaaatgtttttaatcaatttttcataaaaactttcacacgaaaatgtaaaaattttacttttttttattaagaatgaTTCCCAAACATGAAAAATTTCTCCCCTAATAAAAGACACTTATCATTGAGCCCATAATTTTCCTCTTATACCTGGAAGACACAAACACTTTCTACCGGTTGTTGGCTCGTATCTGCAATAACTATTGGATCCACAAATCCCATGAGCATAACAGGGA
This region of Glycine max cultivar Williams 82 chromosome 7, Glycine_max_v4.0, whole genome shotgun sequence genomic DNA includes:
- the LOC100784990 gene encoding putative receptor protein kinase ZmPK1, yielding MRMGFSTFLLPLLVSLIFHNFQHSSSFSLSVEKFKEDVIVSSPKGKFTAGFYPVGDNAYCFAIWYTQPPHTLVWMANRDQPVNGKRSTLSLLTTGNLVLTDAAQFMVWSTNTATSSKQVQLHFYDTGNLVLLDNSDNVVVLWQSFDYPTDTLLPDQTLTKNSNLISSRSGTNYSSGFYKLFFDSDNVLRLMYQGPRVSSVYWPDPWLLNNNLGIGGTGNGRTSYNDSRVAVLDEFGHFVSSDNFTFKTSDYRTVLQRRLTLDPDGSVRVYSKNDGEDKWSMSGEFKLHPCYAHGICGSNSYCRYEPTTGRKCLCLPDHTLVDNQDWSQGCTPNFQHLCNDNNTKYESRFLGMSLVSFYGYDYGYFANYTYKQCENLCSRLCQCKGFLHIFSEENAFFECYPKTQLLNGNRQMDFKGSFFLRLPLSHEEYENPVQNNDNGGLVCGGEGGGAKLLERQYAEEKENGSVKLMLWFASALGGIEVVCIFLVWCFLFRNKNRKLHSGADKQGYVIATAAGFRKFSYSELKQATKGFSEEIGRGGGGTVYKGVLSDNRVVAIKRLHEVANQGESEFLAEVRIIGRLNHMNLIGMLGYCAEGKHRLLVYEHMENGSLAQNLSSSSNVLDWSKRYSIALGTAKGLAYLHEECLEWILHCDIKPQNILLDSDYQPKVADFGLSKLLNRNSNLNNSSFSRIRGTRGYMAPEWVFNLPITSKVDVYSYGIVVLEMITGRSPTAGIQITELEAASHHHERLVTWVRDKRRTRSKMGSSWVDQIVDPALGSKNYDRNEMEILATVALECVEDEKDARPSMSQVAERLQNHEPYT